One Prevotella melaninogenica DNA window includes the following coding sequences:
- a CDS encoding porin family protein yields the protein MKEDWLDTLRTRIQNECDVKAPDGLLNDIKQEMNRRGVTPIRSTRQKASVVPLWTYRAVSAAAIIGIGIFLSHLLFDHTSLPKQCAMIINNKIKNTLPSQTTITTPENYVTNSVKLAIATHQSIQNPLVDNNLSGNTVYNKEEEKETTTDNNNVTETQETTNNTRQDKIENVDKQQTTKPQSWGNSERIYATNAKKNDPSSRFCIGTSYNYGTGTSHNSDKILLPVANPYGDYDPEFSGRNIQDSPIGTKDRRTGTKHHQPIKLGVSIRYNINNRWSIQTGLNYSRLASDFSYEKRGTEYAVEQKLQYVGIPVNASYSFIKTKRLNVYATTGAEIEKLVKGEANLSAEATSQITPTHTTIKEGRPVFSTALSIGGEFRISKDVSAYIEPGISHHFNNGSNVENIYKDKPTNFNLNMGVRINLNK from the coding sequence ATGAAAGAAGATTGGCTTGACACATTGCGTACACGCATTCAGAATGAATGTGATGTAAAGGCACCAGATGGTCTTCTCAATGATATCAAACAGGAGATGAACCGTCGTGGAGTTACTCCTATACGCTCTACTCGGCAGAAGGCAAGCGTAGTACCTTTGTGGACCTACCGTGCTGTCTCTGCTGCAGCTATAATAGGTATCGGAATTTTTCTAAGTCACTTGCTTTTTGACCACACATCTCTCCCGAAGCAGTGCGCAATGATTATAAACAATAAGATAAAGAACACTCTGCCTTCTCAAACCACAATTACAACTCCAGAGAACTATGTAACAAACTCCGTAAAGCTGGCTATCGCTACCCATCAAAGTATACAGAATCCACTTGTTGACAACAACTTGTCTGGTAATACAGTCTACAATAAAGAAGAAGAAAAAGAAACGACTACAGATAATAATAATGTCACAGAAACTCAAGAAACAACCAATAATACAAGACAAGACAAGATAGAAAATGTTGATAAACAACAGACTACAAAACCACAGTCGTGGGGGAATTCGGAAAGAATCTACGCAACAAATGCGAAGAAGAATGACCCATCATCTCGCTTCTGCATAGGGACTTCCTATAATTATGGTACAGGAACTTCCCATAATTCTGACAAGATTCTATTGCCAGTAGCAAACCCTTATGGTGACTATGACCCAGAATTCTCTGGAAGAAACATACAAGACAGCCCAATAGGTACAAAAGATAGAAGAACGGGGACTAAACACCACCAACCAATAAAGTTAGGTGTTTCCATAAGGTATAATATCAACAATCGATGGAGCATACAGACAGGTCTCAATTACAGCCGACTTGCTTCCGACTTCTCTTATGAAAAGAGAGGAACAGAATATGCCGTAGAACAAAAACTGCAATACGTCGGCATACCTGTAAATGCAAGTTACAGTTTCATCAAGACCAAAAGGTTAAATGTTTATGCGACTACAGGTGCTGAAATAGAGAAACTCGTGAAAGGTGAAGCCAACTTATCTGCCGAAGCCACGTCACAAATAACTCCGACACATACAACTATTAAAGAGGGTAGACCAGTATTCTCAACTGCTCTTTCCATTGGAGGAGAATTCAGAATTAGCAAAGATGTTAGTGCATATATTGAGCCCGGAATAAGCCATCACTTCAATAATGGGAGCAACGTTGAGAATATTTACAAGGACAAGCCTACCAACTTCAATCTTAATATGGGTGTCAGAATCAACTTAAACAAGTAG
- a CDS encoding TonB-dependent receptor encodes MAKRLLIFVLLLTSAVVMLAQNRTITGTLYDTELKEKVPFAVVQLLKQDSSYVIGATSDEAGNFKITAPTNGRFILKASYVGYKTIFQNITIANEQDVAVGQLDFQVDSRTLKEVKVVASAPKVVVKADTFQYNASAYRVPEGSTIEALVKRLPGAEVSSDGTIKINGKEVKKILVDGKEFMVGDTKTAMKNLPTSIVQTIKAYDQKSDLSRVTGIDDGNESTVLDFGIKAGMNKGLFSNIDLGIGTHNRYSEKAMGAYFNNKFRIMGFASANNVNDMGFGGGPRGGFGGVRQGLNATKMVGLNMNYDNGNTLQWDGSVRWNHSNGDLNTRVSSENFVASQGSFANRLSQEYTRTNSWDGRFRLEWRPDSVWNIMFRPNFRLTKNDGQVVSSSAAYNADPYETVDDPLSAASIAQLKALGTMVNTQRNMTISYGNTTALGAMLQVNRKLSSNGRNVTLRVDGNYSDSDSKTFSTQDIQYFQLQDALGNDSTYRAYRYNLMPTKSWDYALQATYSEPIARKTYLQFSYQFKYGFSKSDRDTYDLSTMPSGTFGSLQPAYRSWDNYLGLLTNPLASYLDDNLSRYSEYRTYTHDMQVMMRMIRDKWKMNVGVMLQPQHSTYMQDYLGVHVDTARTVFNWGPTFDFRYKFSEQSNLRINYKGTITQPTMSQLLSIVDNTDPQNISIGNPGLKPAFTNNFRLFYNTYKQSHSQALMTFANFSTTRNAIGNSVTYDAITGARTIQPVNVNGNWDADAGLMYNTSIDSAGVWNLHTFTRANFNRYVSYLQLNRTSNLEKNITKSLTLGERLAASYRTSWLELELDGSVDYTNTKNNLQSMSNLRTWQFAYGGTLSLNLPWNMSISTDLHQNSRRGYSDASLNTNELLWNAQISQSMLKGNALTFSLQFYDILRQQSNLSRVINSMSRTDTEYNSINSYIMLRATYRLNLFGGKNAMPKPKDSPDFDRNGPGMGPREGGKKGFGGDRPSGGPPMGGGF; translated from the coding sequence ATGGCAAAAAGATTGTTGATTTTCGTTCTACTGCTGACCAGCGCTGTTGTGATGCTGGCACAGAACAGAACCATTACGGGTACGCTTTATGATACGGAACTAAAGGAGAAAGTGCCATTTGCTGTTGTTCAGCTGTTGAAGCAGGACAGCAGTTATGTTATTGGTGCTACATCAGATGAAGCGGGAAACTTTAAGATTACAGCTCCAACAAACGGACGATTCATTTTGAAAGCGTCTTATGTAGGCTACAAGACTATTTTTCAGAACATTACCATTGCCAATGAGCAGGATGTGGCAGTGGGTCAGTTAGACTTCCAAGTAGACTCACGCACTTTGAAAGAGGTGAAAGTTGTAGCAAGTGCTCCGAAAGTTGTCGTAAAAGCCGACACTTTCCAGTACAATGCTTCGGCTTATCGCGTGCCAGAAGGTTCGACAATTGAAGCCCTTGTAAAGAGATTACCTGGTGCGGAAGTGTCGAGTGATGGAACCATTAAGATTAATGGAAAGGAAGTTAAGAAGATACTTGTTGATGGAAAGGAGTTCATGGTGGGCGACACCAAAACCGCTATGAAGAACCTCCCAACCTCTATCGTACAAACTATTAAGGCTTACGATCAAAAGAGTGACTTGAGTCGTGTGACTGGTATCGATGATGGTAACGAGTCTACTGTTCTCGACTTTGGTATCAAAGCGGGAATGAACAAGGGTTTATTCTCTAATATTGACCTCGGTATCGGTACGCATAACCGCTATTCAGAGAAGGCGATGGGCGCTTATTTCAATAATAAGTTCCGTATAATGGGCTTTGCATCAGCCAATAATGTCAACGACATGGGCTTCGGTGGTGGTCCACGTGGCGGTTTCGGTGGCGTAAGACAGGGATTGAATGCGACCAAGATGGTGGGTCTGAACATGAATTATGACAATGGAAACACCCTGCAGTGGGATGGTAGTGTGCGTTGGAACCACTCTAATGGCGACTTAAACACACGTGTATCAAGTGAGAACTTCGTAGCAAGTCAGGGCTCATTTGCCAACCGTCTTTCACAAGAATACACCAGAACGAACTCTTGGGACGGCCGTTTCCGCTTGGAGTGGCGACCTGACTCTGTATGGAATATTATGTTCCGACCAAACTTCAGACTCACTAAGAACGACGGACAGGTGGTTAGTTCTTCTGCTGCCTATAACGCTGACCCATACGAAACAGTGGATGATCCATTGTCAGCAGCCTCTATCGCACAGCTGAAAGCATTGGGAACGATGGTGAATACACAGCGTAATATGACCATAAGCTATGGCAATACAACCGCTTTGGGTGCTATGCTGCAGGTGAATCGCAAGCTCTCAAGCAACGGAAGAAACGTTACTTTGCGCGTAGATGGTAACTATAGTGATTCGGATTCAAAGACCTTCTCAACGCAAGATATTCAGTATTTCCAGTTGCAAGATGCACTCGGAAACGACTCTACTTATCGTGCCTATCGTTACAACCTTATGCCAACAAAGAGTTGGGACTATGCCCTACAGGCAACTTATAGCGAGCCAATAGCCCGCAAGACTTACCTGCAGTTCAGCTATCAATTTAAGTATGGCTTCTCAAAGAGCGACCGTGACACCTACGATCTCTCTACTATGCCATCAGGAACATTCGGTAGTCTGCAACCAGCTTACCGTTCATGGGACAATTATCTCGGACTGCTGACCAATCCTTTGGCAAGCTATCTCGATGATAACTTGAGCCGTTACTCTGAGTATCGCACATATACACACGACATGCAGGTAATGATGCGAATGATTCGTGACAAGTGGAAAATGAACGTGGGTGTGATGCTCCAGCCACAGCATTCTACCTATATGCAGGATTACCTTGGTGTACACGTTGACACAGCACGCACAGTATTCAACTGGGGTCCTACTTTCGACTTCCGTTACAAGTTCAGTGAGCAGAGCAATCTGCGTATCAATTATAAGGGTACGATCACTCAACCTACAATGAGTCAGCTGCTGAGCATCGTCGACAACACTGACCCACAGAATATTTCTATTGGTAACCCTGGTTTGAAACCAGCCTTCACCAATAACTTCCGCTTGTTCTATAACACGTACAAGCAGAGTCATTCACAGGCGCTGATGACCTTTGCGAACTTCTCAACGACACGAAATGCAATTGGCAACAGTGTGACCTACGATGCGATTACAGGTGCTCGTACGATTCAGCCAGTGAACGTAAATGGTAACTGGGATGCTGATGCTGGATTGATGTATAACACAAGTATCGACTCTGCTGGCGTATGGAATCTCCACACCTTTACGCGTGCTAACTTCAATCGTTACGTCAGCTATCTGCAGCTTAACAGAACAAGCAACTTAGAGAAGAATATAACGAAGTCATTGACCTTAGGTGAACGACTTGCTGCCAGCTATCGCACCTCTTGGTTAGAATTGGAGTTAGACGGTTCAGTAGATTATACGAACACGAAGAATAATCTTCAGAGTATGAGCAATCTACGTACATGGCAGTTTGCATACGGTGGTACGTTGAGTCTTAACCTCCCTTGGAACATGAGTATCTCGACCGACCTTCACCAGAACAGTCGTCGTGGATATAGCGATGCTTCATTGAACACCAATGAGTTGCTTTGGAATGCGCAAATTTCACAGAGTATGTTGAAAGGCAATGCACTGACCTTCAGTTTGCAGTTCTATGACATCTTACGTCAGCAGAGCAACCTCTCACGTGTCATCAACTCTATGAGCCGTACAGATACTGAATACAATAGTATTAACAGCTATATCATGCTGCGTGCTACCTACCGTCTGAACCTCTTTGGTGGTAAGAACGCTATGCCTAAACCAAAGGATAGTCCTGACTTCGACCGTAATGGTCCCGGTATGGGTCCACGTGAAGGTGGAAAGAAAGGCTTTGGCGGTGATCGTCCTTCAGGTGGTCCACCAATGGGCGGTGGATTCTAA
- a CDS encoding BACON domain-containing protein: MKKIFNICLLLAVTAGFVACSDDNDAGSSYLRENPVQVVNSKLTFTAAAQKGGVKFTAPAGSTVSVSDSWATAQLQNDSIVVSVTNNPAIDSRSAVLTIKNGNDSTNLPILQAGALFKYKGAKYYAVSDKDTTLTLPYTALGAEPSMELADAADASGVTSIENKDSAFVAHIGANTTGEIRTFSLVLKNQEHRDTITVTQGSIDDLAGKTYSLYGYDLLKMTSSTTDINTLVTQIVGTLEKKSDTELTFNSSDTGMKMTLTFDPANVSLTLKGGEYVLSKRVNDTTYFYRTAIWDINHYGTFMKLIRQQTEAHSTGQVSDADFAKFQKVVPGIYNYYASNQLTMTARMSYSKADKMVAGILEDSGKNAAYIKSLTYLGPLGFPLNSFNGNVFAIYKYNQQGSQLYLNGPLFLLQPVMLFHPLSTRAKPAAFMKKR, translated from the coding sequence ATGAAAAAGATATTTAATATTTGTCTTCTCCTTGCTGTTACTGCAGGCTTCGTTGCCTGCAGTGACGACAACGATGCAGGTAGTAGTTACTTGCGTGAGAATCCTGTGCAGGTGGTAAACTCAAAACTCACCTTTACTGCTGCGGCACAGAAGGGTGGGGTGAAGTTTACTGCACCAGCTGGCTCAACCGTTTCTGTCAGTGATTCATGGGCAACAGCTCAGCTGCAGAACGATTCTATCGTAGTCAGTGTTACTAACAACCCAGCTATTGACAGTCGTTCTGCTGTATTGACAATCAAGAATGGTAATGATTCTACTAATCTGCCAATCTTGCAGGCTGGAGCTCTTTTCAAGTACAAAGGTGCTAAGTATTACGCTGTGAGTGATAAGGATACAACCCTCACTCTACCTTATACCGCATTAGGTGCTGAGCCTTCTATGGAACTTGCTGATGCTGCCGATGCTTCTGGTGTGACATCAATTGAGAATAAGGACTCTGCTTTCGTGGCACATATTGGAGCTAATACAACAGGTGAGATTCGTACTTTCTCACTCGTTTTGAAGAACCAAGAGCATCGTGATACGATCACTGTAACACAGGGTAGCATTGACGACCTCGCAGGTAAGACCTATAGTCTCTATGGTTACGACCTTCTTAAGATGACATCATCTACAACTGATATTAACACATTGGTAACACAGATTGTTGGTACGCTTGAGAAGAAATCTGATACCGAGTTGACCTTTAATTCAAGTGACACTGGTATGAAGATGACGCTTACCTTTGACCCTGCTAACGTGTCATTGACATTGAAGGGTGGTGAATATGTTCTTTCAAAGAGAGTGAATGATACCACTTATTTCTACAGAACTGCTATTTGGGACATCAATCATTACGGTACATTCATGAAGCTAATTCGTCAGCAGACTGAAGCACATAGTACTGGTCAGGTGAGTGATGCTGATTTTGCTAAATTTCAGAAGGTCGTTCCTGGTATTTATAACTATTATGCATCAAATCAGTTGACAATGACAGCAAGAATGTCTTACTCTAAGGCGGATAAGATGGTTGCTGGTATTCTTGAGGATAGTGGTAAGAATGCCGCTTACATAAAGAGCTTAACGTATTTAGGACCTTTAGGTTTCCCTCTTAATTCATTTAATGGAAATGTCTTTGCAATCTATAAGTACAACCAGCAGGGAAGCCAGTTATATCTTAATGGTCCTCTGTTCCTGCTTCAGCCTGTGATGCTTTTCCATCCTTTAAGCACAAGGGCTAAGCCTGCTGCGTTCATGAAGAAGAGATAA
- a CDS encoding DUF4302 domain-containing protein, whose translation MKANKLFIYLLLALPAFFLQSCQTEEENVFGKPYSERMDEFLQKAQETLVASQYGWVLDYYPQRNQAYGGVTYTIKFTRDNAIVRYENNPDDGEVKSLYKMKEDDGPVLSFDTYNTFLHIYATPKNGEYRGKEGDFEFVIDSIGADRIKIHGKRSLNTMYLNKLSGEASEYIEKVTELTNLFVFSDVALNIGGKPYTLVVTDKNNRQLAIYDGDKLVAESAYAFTDKGIRLYEPIMLNGVQLYDLTFDKATAKFSGTGVESTASNVDVNLIAKMIGAINASNGEKTITKTIPYLNKLDITCDASWVHLSKDGDKLTIKVDANPIATNARGAKLKISNGIKEAQVQILQFDLSALMGTYELTMTSYVSKDGKMGFFENTRTARLRYVGSGANRKFYLNVHSAYGSDYVFPLTYVASANAFLMQGGQKVMTFHGNNVSYNIGNAFNIDEKRGTGTGTGAYNLISFTVADNGDISASLCGPLFSIINGQAQYTGLTTERIILWAYTGEPFTSQNLAGWWDYWINPVMTKKATASPAKPSILPEESFDNTESVLMPQYLPNRIARFDVDWNSFLTTSAASQVKLNK comes from the coding sequence ATGAAAGCAAATAAATTATTTATATATCTCCTACTTGCCTTGCCAGCCTTTTTCCTTCAGTCATGCCAGACAGAAGAAGAGAATGTCTTTGGAAAGCCTTACTCTGAGCGTATGGACGAATTCCTTCAGAAGGCACAGGAAACGTTGGTTGCATCGCAATATGGTTGGGTTTTAGACTATTATCCACAGAGAAACCAGGCTTATGGTGGTGTGACTTATACCATCAAGTTCACCCGTGACAATGCTATTGTACGCTATGAAAACAATCCTGATGATGGCGAAGTAAAGTCATTATATAAGATGAAGGAAGACGACGGCCCCGTTTTGTCGTTTGATACTTACAATACCTTCCTCCACATTTATGCTACTCCAAAGAATGGTGAGTATCGCGGTAAGGAGGGCGACTTCGAGTTCGTTATCGATAGCATTGGTGCTGACCGTATCAAGATTCACGGAAAGCGTTCGTTGAATACTATGTATCTCAATAAACTCTCTGGCGAAGCTTCAGAATATATAGAGAAGGTAACAGAACTTACCAACCTCTTTGTTTTCTCTGATGTTGCTCTTAACATTGGTGGAAAGCCTTACACACTCGTTGTCACCGATAAGAACAATCGTCAGTTGGCTATCTATGATGGTGATAAACTTGTTGCTGAGTCTGCTTACGCCTTTACAGATAAGGGAATCCGTTTGTATGAGCCTATTATGTTGAATGGCGTACAGTTGTACGACTTAACATTCGATAAGGCTACTGCTAAGTTCTCTGGAACTGGTGTGGAGTCTACTGCTTCTAATGTTGATGTAAATCTCATTGCGAAGATGATAGGTGCTATCAACGCTTCTAATGGTGAGAAGACTATTACGAAGACCATTCCATATCTTAACAAACTCGATATCACTTGTGATGCATCATGGGTTCACCTCTCTAAGGATGGCGATAAGCTCACTATTAAGGTAGATGCTAATCCAATAGCAACGAATGCACGTGGTGCAAAACTTAAGATTTCAAATGGTATAAAAGAGGCGCAGGTACAGATCTTGCAGTTTGACCTTTCTGCTCTCATGGGTACTTATGAACTCACGATGACCTCATATGTATCAAAGGATGGAAAGATGGGCTTCTTTGAGAATACTCGTACAGCACGATTGAGATATGTAGGTTCTGGTGCGAACCGCAAGTTCTACCTCAATGTTCACAGTGCTTATGGCTCAGACTATGTATTCCCATTGACCTATGTGGCTTCTGCTAATGCATTCTTGATGCAGGGTGGTCAGAAGGTGATGACCTTCCATGGAAATAATGTAAGCTATAACATCGGTAATGCCTTTAACATCGATGAGAAGAGAGGTACAGGTACGGGTACGGGTGCTTACAACCTAATTTCCTTCACAGTAGCAGACAATGGCGATATCAGTGCGTCACTCTGTGGACCATTGTTCAGCATCATCAATGGACAGGCACAGTATACTGGTCTAACTACTGAACGTATCATCCTCTGGGCTTATACAGGCGAACCATTCACCTCTCAAAACCTTGCTGGTTGGTGGGATTACTGGATTAACCCAGTAATGACCAAGAAGGCTACCGCTTCTCCTGCCAAGCCTTCTATCTTGCCAGAGGAGTCATTCGACAATACTGAGTCAGTATTGATGCCACAGTATCTACCAAACCGTATTGCGCGCTTCGATGTAGATTGGAACTCATTCCTCACAACATCTGCTGCGTCTCAAGTAAAACTAAACAAGTAA
- a CDS encoding zinc-binding metallopeptidase: MKKNILALSLLAAVAAGFTACSDDNLSSESVIKPSKTANTVFDKWLYKNFVVPYNIQIQWRYEDNESDMSYYDVPADSAQSVELAHIVKYTCVEAYTEAAGIDFTRRFFPKLFSFLGEFEYENNGNIKLGTAEGGKKIRLLGVNHLDRFKNNRTYLDEYYLKTIHHEFVHIVNQTKDYPREFGKVTPTGYVNDSWSSEKYGTGYEKRGFVTAYSQKEEREDFAEVVSTYIISTDAQWNALLKKATIVDAKGAEAKEQPGVTAIEKKLEIAKRYYKETFNVDLDKVRDTVIERENNVVSGSYNLTNLNY; this comes from the coding sequence ATGAAGAAAAACATATTAGCTTTATCGCTATTGGCGGCAGTGGCAGCAGGCTTCACTGCTTGTTCAGACGATAATTTGTCAAGCGAGAGCGTTATCAAGCCTTCTAAGACGGCAAATACTGTCTTTGACAAGTGGCTGTACAAGAACTTCGTAGTACCTTATAACATTCAAATACAGTGGCGTTATGAGGACAATGAGTCGGATATGTCTTACTATGATGTACCAGCCGATTCAGCTCAGTCTGTGGAGTTAGCGCATATTGTGAAGTACACTTGTGTAGAGGCTTATACCGAAGCTGCAGGTATTGATTTCACACGTCGCTTCTTCCCAAAGCTCTTCAGCTTCTTGGGTGAGTTCGAGTATGAGAACAATGGTAATATAAAACTCGGTACTGCTGAGGGTGGAAAGAAGATTCGTCTCTTGGGTGTTAACCATCTTGATAGATTCAAGAACAACCGCACCTACTTGGATGAATACTACCTCAAGACGATTCACCACGAGTTTGTTCACATCGTTAACCAGACAAAGGACTACCCACGTGAGTTTGGTAAGGTAACCCCAACAGGTTATGTTAATGACTCATGGAGTTCTGAGAAGTATGGAACAGGCTATGAGAAGCGTGGTTTCGTTACAGCCTACTCACAGAAGGAAGAGCGTGAGGACTTTGCTGAGGTGGTAAGTACTTACATTATCTCTACCGATGCACAGTGGAATGCTCTCCTCAAGAAAGCAACCATTGTGGATGCGAAAGGTGCAGAAGCAAAAGAGCAGCCAGGTGTAACAGCTATTGAGAAGAAGCTCGAGATTGCTAAACGTTACTATAAAGAGACCTTTAATGTCGACCTTGATAAGGTGCGTGATACTGTCATCGAGCGTGAGAACAACGTTGTTAGTGGCAGTTACAATCTGACAAATCTTAATTATTAA
- a CDS encoding RagB/SusD family nutrient uptake outer membrane protein — MKIKNIIYKGSLMLASVAILASCSDQLDTLPDNRTTLDTPKKIAGLLVTAYPDRTPTLFNEWMSDNTDYMGAQNSQGNRGGDQYFFWQEQTEGGNDSPEQVWMLYYEGVYKANEALAAIEDQGGPKNDILRNSKGEALLIRAYDHFILANEFCRPYNGKTSTKDAGLYYATGIADFSAAAEQSNRGTVADVYAKIAADIEAGIPLLNDTYEVPKYHFNKQAAYAFATRFYLYYEKWEKAKEYADKLLGSNPAASLRDYRALQAMPLSQSDQAVKIAEAYCSASADCNLLVQTSVSNAGMALAPWLISKRYTLTNYLAETELFLSNNIWGTSSNLIWKPFTVNSGESNFALLMKLPREFEIRNTTTGSGYLRTLNVNFTMDEALLNRAEAEIMLGQNDAACADMTIWMKNFFNTNVTLTPTSVQTYFKTVPYAYADAAKMVPSFKKHISPRFKIDVEGSVQESLLQCLLNFRRIETVHQGMRWMDIRRYNIEIPRRLIGANGRPSKNLDWLEKDDPRQVVQIPQSIREAGVAGNPAKALVAGAKLVDLSQYKLPVLSAVNQYSAPVSAHSF; from the coding sequence ATGAAAATTAAGAATATCATATATAAGGGCAGCTTGATGCTTGCATCAGTAGCGATACTTGCATCTTGTTCTGACCAATTGGATACGTTGCCAGACAACCGTACGACTTTGGACACACCAAAGAAGATTGCGGGTCTGCTTGTGACAGCCTATCCTGACCGTACACCGACGCTCTTTAACGAGTGGATGTCTGACAATACCGATTACATGGGAGCACAGAATAGCCAGGGTAATCGTGGTGGTGATCAGTACTTCTTCTGGCAAGAGCAGACAGAGGGTGGTAATGACTCTCCTGAGCAGGTGTGGATGCTTTATTATGAGGGTGTCTATAAGGCTAATGAAGCTTTGGCTGCCATTGAGGATCAGGGCGGTCCAAAGAACGATATACTTCGTAATTCAAAGGGTGAGGCTTTGCTCATTCGTGCCTATGACCACTTTATCCTTGCTAACGAATTCTGCCGTCCTTATAATGGCAAGACCAGTACAAAGGATGCTGGACTCTATTATGCAACAGGAATTGCAGACTTCTCTGCAGCTGCAGAACAGAGTAATCGTGGTACTGTAGCTGATGTCTATGCAAAGATTGCTGCTGATATTGAGGCTGGTATCCCATTGCTTAACGATACATATGAGGTGCCAAAGTATCACTTCAATAAGCAGGCTGCTTATGCTTTTGCAACTCGTTTCTACCTCTATTATGAGAAGTGGGAGAAGGCAAAGGAATATGCTGATAAACTCTTAGGTAGTAACCCTGCTGCTTCTTTGCGTGATTATAGAGCTTTGCAGGCTATGCCACTGAGTCAGTCTGATCAGGCTGTGAAGATTGCTGAGGCTTATTGTAGTGCTTCTGCAGACTGTAACCTCCTTGTTCAGACCAGTGTCAGCAATGCTGGTATGGCTCTTGCACCATGGTTAATAAGTAAGCGTTATACACTCACTAACTATTTGGCAGAGACAGAATTGTTCCTGAGTAATAACATCTGGGGTACATCGTCAAACCTCATTTGGAAGCCATTTACTGTTAATTCAGGTGAGAGTAACTTCGCTTTATTGATGAAACTTCCACGTGAGTTTGAGATTCGTAATACTACGACAGGCTCTGGTTATCTCCGCACATTGAACGTTAACTTCACGATGGATGAGGCTTTACTCAATCGTGCAGAGGCTGAAATCATGCTTGGTCAGAATGATGCTGCTTGTGCAGATATGACTATTTGGATGAAGAACTTCTTCAATACCAATGTGACCCTTACCCCAACAAGTGTACAAACTTACTTCAAGACAGTTCCATATGCATACGCTGATGCTGCTAAGATGGTACCAAGTTTCAAGAAACACATCAGCCCTCGCTTCAAAATTGACGTTGAAGGCTCAGTGCAGGAGTCACTCTTACAGTGCTTGCTGAACTTCCGTCGTATCGAAACTGTACACCAGGGAATGCGTTGGATGGACATCAGACGTTATAACATCGAGATTCCACGTCGTCTGATTGGTGCTAATGGTAGACCTTCAAAGAACCTTGATTGGTTGGAGAAGGACGACCCACGTCAGGTGGTACAGATTCCACAGAGTATTCGTGAGGCTGGTGTTGCTGGCAACCCAGCTAAGGCTCTTGTAGCAGGTGCAAAGCTCGTTGACCTCTCTCAGTACAAATTACCAGTACTTTCAGCGGTCAATCAGTATTCTGCTCCAGTAAGTGCACACTCTTTTTAA